The Longimicrobium sp. nucleotide sequence GCTGGGGCCCCGGGCAGCCGCTCGTGCTGTACCCCGGCTACCGCAGCGACGTGCTGGTGCAGGCCAGCACCACCCCCGGCACCTACCGGCTGATGGACGACTCCGCCAGCACCGCGCAGGCGCTGCGGGGCACCCCCGAAGACCCTAACCTGCTCGCGCTGGTGGTGGTGGAGGGGCCGCCCACGACGATGGCGCTCCCCACCGCGGCCGAGATGGCGGCGCTCGACCCGTTCCCCAACGTGCAGCGCGCCGCCGAGGCGAACGGGGTGCAGGAAGCCGTCTTCAAGCTCGGGAGCGGGCTCAACCCGACCGAGAGCCGCAACACCTTCCAGATCAACTACGCGCCCTTCAACGAGACGCGCATCCGCTACCTGGAGCTGAACGACACCGACATGTGGTCGCTGACCACCGTGGGCGACGTGCAGCAGAACGGACTTCCGCCGCTGCCCCACGTCTTCCACATCCACATCAACCCGTTCCAGGTGCAGCGCACCAGCCCCAACGGCCAGCCGCAGTGGGTGTGGAAGGACACGCAGATCGTCCCCCCGGGCGCCACGGTGAACGTGTACACGAAGTACGAGGACTACACCGGCGCCTTCGTGATCCACTGCCACATCCTGGACCACGAGGACCTGGGGATGATGGAGGTGGTGGAGGTGGTGGAGCGCCTGCCGATCGATCATCCGCGCGGTGGGACGCCGGGGCACGCGCACGGGAGGAACTGAGAATGGAAGTCCTAAGTGCTAAGTGCTAAGTCCTGAACGGCAGTGCGTGAGTGCGTGAGTGCGTTAGTGCGCTTTCACTTAGCACTTAGCACTTAGCACTTAGCACTTAGGACTTAGCACTTAGGACTAGGCACTAGGCACTAGGCACTAGGCACTCCCCCTTCACCTTCGCCGCAACGAGGACACCGCAGCATGGCAGAAGAGACGCTCACGCGCTGGGAGCGGGTGCAGGCGCTGCTGGATGACGCACACTCCAAGCAACCGGAGTACGCCGGAGCCGGGCGCTTCTGGCGCGACCTGGAGACGCTGAACGCCGCCGAGATCCACGGGGTGAGGATGGTGGCCCCCGCGCAGGCGGCCGCGCCGGGGGGCGGGTGCGGCTGCGGAAGCTGCCCGCCGCCCTCGCCGGAGGGCGCGCCGTTCCCCGGCCGCGGCGCCACCTCCGGGCTGATCCGCGGGCTGCGCGGCGAGCCCCCCTTCGACGGGTCGCGCCTTCCGCGCCTCCCGTGGGGCGGCAAGCGGATGAGCGAGGACGACATCCGCTTCATCAGCGACTGGATCGACGACGGGTGCCCGGCGGAGGACTACCGCCACGGGCTGGTGAAGCTGGTGATGCCGGGCCGCACGGAGAAGCTCCCGCGGCTGCGCGTGGACGAGCCCACCGCCCTGCGCCTGCAGCGCGAGGCGGGGACGGTGTACGGCGGCGGTCAGCAGCAGGGCGCGCGGCCGGAGGTGAAGCAGCGGATGAACCTGGACTGCCTGACGGCGGGCCAGCTGGAGCAGCTTCGCTTCGCCTTCCGCGAGCTGTACGCGCTCAACAAGTGGCCGCGCGACTACCGCAACTACAACAACCTGGCGCTGATCCACCAGGACCACTGCCAGCACGGGTGGGAGCGCTTCCTTCCGTGGCACCGCATCTACCTGTACGAGTTCGAGCAGGCGATGCAGGACGTCTGCCCGGGCGTGACCATGCCGTACTGGGACTGGACGATGCCCCAGTACTGCCCCACGCATCCGTACAAGGGGTGGATCATCCCCCAGTCGTTCAAGGCGTACCTGACCGGCGAGGGACTGGCGCTGCTCGCCGGCAAAGTGGACGACTGGCACCGGTACGCGGACGCGGTGACGGAGAAGCTGGGCGGGGGGCGCCTCTTCCGCTCGCTGCACGACTTCTTCAGCGCGCTCGAGAAAGCCACGGGAGTGGACTTCAGCCACCGGCCGCTGTCGGACCCGTGGGTGGAGGCGCTGGTCATCGGCAACCCGCTCTGGTACCCGCTGCGCTTTCCGTCCGAGTACCAGAACAGCGCGGGGGAGTCGCAGACCATCAACGAGCGGATCCACTACCACTATCCAACCGCGCGCGACATGGACGAGATCATGTCGCTGCGCAGCTGGCGGGACTTCGGCGGGGGGAGCCAGTACAACGACGCCTTCGGGTTCCTCGACCAGAACCCGCACAACACCATGCACATCTGGACCGGGGGGATGAACCCGGACTACAAGGCGCCGCCGTCGAAGTCCACCGGGGAGGCGCTGAGCCGGGCGTCGTACCTGGAGCGCAACCGCATGGTGACGGTGGCGGGGCGCCAGTTCCACACGAAGGAGGAGTTCTACGGCTTCAGGAAGGTGCAGTACGGCGACATGTTCAGCAATCTGACCGCCTCCTACGACCCCATCTTCTGGCCGATCCACGCCAACGTCGACCGGATCTGGTGGGAGTGGCAGCAGCTCAACCCGCACGCGCAGCCCACCGACCTCACCTCCGTGATGACGCCGTGGGGCTACACGGCGGGCGACACGCTGGACATCTCGCGCTT carries:
- a CDS encoding tyrosinase family protein, whose amino-acid sequence is MAEETLTRWERVQALLDDAHSKQPEYAGAGRFWRDLETLNAAEIHGVRMVAPAQAAAPGGGCGCGSCPPPSPEGAPFPGRGATSGLIRGLRGEPPFDGSRLPRLPWGGKRMSEDDIRFISDWIDDGCPAEDYRHGLVKLVMPGRTEKLPRLRVDEPTALRLQREAGTVYGGGQQQGARPEVKQRMNLDCLTAGQLEQLRFAFRELYALNKWPRDYRNYNNLALIHQDHCQHGWERFLPWHRIYLYEFEQAMQDVCPGVTMPYWDWTMPQYCPTHPYKGWIIPQSFKAYLTGEGLALLAGKVDDWHRYADAVTEKLGGGRLFRSLHDFFSALEKATGVDFSHRPLSDPWVEALVIGNPLWYPLRFPSEYQNSAGESQTINERIHYHYPTARDMDEIMSLRSWRDFGGGSQYNDAFGFLDQNPHNTMHIWTGGMNPDYKAPPSKSTGEALSRASYLERNRMVTVAGRQFHTKEEFYGFRKVQYGDMFSNLTASYDPIFWPIHANVDRIWWEWQQLNPHAQPTDLTSVMTPWGYTAGDTLDISRFGYEYVRCAFPIPVGLEAPVGRFVSDPVEVPEAARQPRQVEVRLHRVPQLERSCFVRVFLNLPDANAQTPVEGDNFGGYLAVFGHGECYGGPGHCATPGQPRPFDLRPRSHNTPRNHRVNVTRAARALLDAGATTLQVTLVVIGADYCEENELLRLEGMSLNFLD